ACGGCATCGCTCATGATAAAATCGCGTGCGATCTTTTCTTCCAGGGAGTTTGGCGACAAGCTGTAGGTACCAGGCAGATCGATGACCTCTATCGTATAGTCGCCGTATCTGTATTCACCTGATTTTTTTTCAACTGTCACACCCGCCCAGTTTCCTACATAGTGTTTGGCGCCTGTATAGGCGTTGAATAATGTGGTTTTTCCGCAGTTTGGATTTCCTGCCAGAGCTACTCTGATCGTTGACATGCTATTACTCCTCATATATAATACGTTTTTGTAATGAAAACCATTCTCATCGTCGAGCTTTTAAAAAGTATTGACTTGAGCCAATACTTTCTTATAATTGTCTACTATGCTAATTCAACTTCGATTTTATCGATGATTCCTCTTCCAAGCGCCAGACGCGCACCTCTAACCTCGATGATCCAAGGTCCCAGTTTGGAATGTTTGACTATTTCTAATTTCACACCGTCGGTTAAGCCGAGATTGTTCAATTTTCTTTTGAGTTCTTTACCCCAAGAAATCTCTTTTAGCACTACGGTCTGTCCCTTTTTTGTATGTGATAAAGGCATACGATCCCTCCTAGTTGAGTAGTAAATGACTATAGAATTTGATGCTGATAGTCGTTCTCATATCTTATACCCTAATCTTATTCGAATTGATACTCATTGTCAATACGTAAGCAATTATTAAGTGTCCAAATATCTGACACCTAATATTTTACTTATAAATCAAACATGCTTCTCACCCAAAGTTCAGCCCTTGTGAAGATTTCATCCTCATTTTGCTTCTCAATGTCGAACGCTTCCTGACCGATGATCTTAAAACCCTCAAGCGCATCGCCGAATTTCTCAAAGATGTGTCCGCAGTCCTTGTCGAAAGTCGCAAACAGGGCGATCTGCTGATCCGTCCAAGTGGCAAGATCCAAGAAGGTCTGAATCGCCGAAGCGAAAGTTCCCATCCAAACCGGTGAACCGATAATGACGGTCTTGTACTTGGACAGGTCGATATCCGACTGCTCTAGAACCACCTGCTGATTTAAAAGGACTTGAA
The window above is part of the Fusibacter sp. A1 genome. Proteins encoded here:
- a CDS encoding flavodoxin; its protein translation is MSDTLIVFYSLEGNCKGISEHLSKKFNFDTLALKPIHDLDPNSMSKHIKGRIQVLLNQQVVLEQSDIDLSKYKTVIIGSPVWMGTFASAIQTFLDLATWTDQQIALFATFDKDCGHIFEKFGDALEGFKIIGQEAFDIEKQNEDEIFTRAELWVRSMFDL
- a CDS encoding FeoA family protein gives rise to the protein MPLSHTKKGQTVVLKEISWGKELKRKLNNLGLTDGVKLEIVKHSKLGPWIIEVRGARLALGRGIIDKIEVELA